GTATTATGAACATTTTTGACAAATGTGTTTTTCTTTTTGATGTCACGAACAGTTTATTAAAATGCGAATAGAATTTTAAAATGCAAAACATTTAAAAAACAGAAAATGAATTGAATTTGCGCCAAAAATAGAAAACAGGGACATTTTTTTACTTCTGAACAATTTTAAAAATGTGCGAACATTTTTGAAACTTCACGAATTCTTGTTGTGTTgtagtgggccggcccaaattcTTGTCCGTGAGAGTAGCTGGTTATCCCGGCCGGGATTATACTATTCCCAGTTTGCCAAATAGGTCTAGGGTCCAAAATAGACCGGGATTGCAAGTTCAGAGTGCCAATTTCCGGGATTTAAAGTTcggggtttgatttagctttcgtctataattttaaggtttattttggactttttcccCTGCCTGATGATGTGAACGTCTGGATGGCCAGCAGTGTAGCTGAGCCGGTGTGATTTATGGAATCGGGAGTGTTCCatctcaaaaaaaaataaaaattggctAAACACAGTATCCTCCGTTTTACGGATGATGCCACATATGGCCATGCACAACAGAGTAGGGCCACTTTCGCAAATTCCTATGGGAACATTGTATCGCAAAGGTGATGGTCTAGGAAATGCAGTTAAGCACTATGATGGAGATATTAAAAATTCTTTTTAAAGATAAGGCTAAGGGCTAAAGTTTGTTGCACATGGTGCCATCCACTTTGGAAGATTCACCACTAACATTCCTTAGTTtctattttccattgtattggCGCACTTCAATCTTTGTGAAGGGATTGGGCAGCCGCTGCTGCATTTTACTCCTGCAAAATGATTCCGAAGCCGCACGCTAAGTTTGCATCTTCCGAAAGTGTGGTCCAGATTCTTTGCAATATATTAAGCACACATCGATGACTGACTATTTGCATGTTTTTGTTATGAGTTGTCTATTTGCAGTAACTGTAAATCAGGCTGTCGTTAAAAATAGGGCGGTTTCAGAAAGAGTTTAGGGAAGAGAGAAGAAACGACACGCTGGAGTACTTGATTTCAATTGTGCGGCGCTGCACAATAAGCAACTAAAATCAAGGATATTTGATTCCACCTTGAGCTGGAGAGATGCACGTGTGTCTGGACTGGAGAGGCGAGTCTGATCATACGTTAGATTGTTTGTTTTTGAGAGAGATCATAAGTTAGATTTGATCACATGATCTGATATCAGTCGGTAGATGTTTGTCCAGTTTGTAGATTAGCTGACGTGACAAAAGAACATGCATGGCTTGCTTACTAACGAAGCAACAAAAGGTACGAACAAAAGAGAGCAATCCATCTGATTGGGGTGAGGAATCCGATCGACTTTCATTCACATTATTAACTCGTAATGAAATGATGTACCTCCATGAAATGATTGTTCAtagaaatttttattttctttcatgttTGAAAGCCCAAACATGCGAATGTTTCGACGAATCGTATACATGCATGTGAGTGTTTCCATGAATCAAAAAGGCCTTGGTTTACAAACCCGTTCTCAACACAGAAGAAGGATAAGAATtggctaatatatatatataccctccCGTACATATATAGTACATGATGTGTCTATATCCACAGGCAAAACAATCAAAAAGCAGAAGATGCAACCATGCTTTTGCTCGGTGCAATGGATGTGCCCGCTCCTTTTACACTATGCTAGTCTTTCCACTTGCTTTCTTATATTAGCGACATCAACCCCactattgagaatcttgaagtcaagaacagatgccttcttagcaagtggctgtggaagctttctTTTGAGACTGAGGGCATGTGGGCccaaatccttcgcagcaagtacctaCAGACAAAGTCCTTGTCTCAGGTCACTGTCAGGCCAACTGACTCGCCGTTCTGGAAAggcctgatgaaagtcaaacaatcgttgtttaataggacaaaggttGTTATTGGTAACGGCGCTAGTAcacgattctgggaggatacttggctgggtgagacacccttggccattcaatatccgtctttatatcgtattgttcaacgacgtgaggtgttcgttgctacggtgtttcaatccaacccccttaatattcagttcagacggtcgttagtgggcaatcgttgggaagattggctccgtctagttcggagactaatggatgtccatctttctcaacaacccgatgaattgcactggaaactgactaggtctggagttttcacggttaaatcaatgtatattgatgtgaTTAATTCGAGTTCCATTCCTACAtccaagcatgtttgggctgtcaaagttcctttgaaaataaaagtgtttatgtggtttgtccataaacaggttattttaaccaaggataacttgattaagcgtaattggacaggacctacgaggtgtagcttctgtgatcgggacgagacgatcaagcatctcttttttgattgcccgcttgccagagtactttggcggacggttcacattgcttttaatattactccaccgaattctgtcaccatgttatttgggacatggctcactGGGGGTGAGCCTcaattagcgagacatattcgtgttggagtttgcgcGTTGTcgtggactatctggacttgcagaaatgatttggtttttaacagaatatcacgtattcattttttgcaggttattttccgagccacggccATGATCCGTTCATGGTCACTACTCACTCCGATGgtggccagggagcatttggttactggatctatccgatgggagatggtagctcgggatatcttcaaccggtttggatagcggtcatgtaataggataggcaattagtttacctatctatatttagccagccggttgtggcgtcttttcTTGGCTAGTCTGTGTGTCCAGCCTCTTTTGCTCTGTGTGAGCtatctttttattatttttctgtcgGAGACTTTCGAACCTTGTTGGAACTTTTCTTTCGTTAATAAGATGGcggtatgcatcactctgatgcagaggccggggagaccccccttttcgaaaaaaaaaaaccCACCACCCAACCACTACTTGCTTCCGATATGATCTCTTTCACCTGCCCACCAAGTAGCACACAGATTTAAGGTAGCCGGGATTCTCGAAACAAAACAAAGCAGAAGCATAGAGGGCGGAGCTACCCATACCTGACTAATATTAGATCATGGGGAACATACACCAGGCCGGCGTCAAGAAAGATGACCATGGCGGCGGTGACAACCAGCAGCTACAGGTGGTCTCCGTTCTCGAGCTCCAGGCCGGCGTTGTGGAAGACCAGCTGCAGCCTCTCGGCGGATGGCATGCCGTCGAGGCAACCTCCATGGTACGTGGGTCCTTGCCTAGTGCGTATACCTGTGCTCCGGCCACGGCAAGCCAGCTTTTTTTGCATGtgaagtttatcgctgttgcaccTATTCCAATTCCTGGTCAAACTTCTTTTGGATGAAACAACTCTTTCATTATCTGCATTGAAGATGACAATACAAGAAATTTGTTGATTTGTAACGCTGAGATTACGTCGGTTTTGTGATGAAATTCAGGTGGTCAAAAGTTGAGCATCATTACTAGACTATATTACGCTTCTGAAAAATTTTAGGTGGCTAAAGTCGATTTTCGAAGGACTTTGGGTTTAGTATCTTTCATCGATTTCACACAAGAATACCTTTGCCTGTTCCCCTCTTAATCGTATGATTTTCCTACACTCAACATGAATCTTGAATTCACCAAAAACCTGCTAAAAGCTCGAGGTAGGCAACTTGAAAAGTTGTAGGTAGGGGCCGGCCACCACTCATATTCCACTTAAAGTCAATATGACTGAAACCTTTTTTTAGGGGAGTAGGACTAAAACCTGAAATAAAACATTAGTCCTCTCAATGGTTGTGTCATAAATCACCAAAACCCAACTAGGTGTTTTAAGAGATACACTTTCATAACCATTTTCCTAAATCTAGCTTCTCTCCCAAAAAAAATTCACCCTCAAATCACCTTGAAAATTGAAATAGTATCTTGTCGGGGCAGTGGAATACGTACTGTGAGCACATCCTGACAGTTGAAACAAAATATATGCCTCAGTTGTGCGCACAAGAAGCGGGTAATTCTAATAAGAAACATCTCGGATGGGGTGCTTCTCCCATATGATTGTTTCATACCAACTATTGGGGAAGTTTCTAAAGTGTATGTTGGGGCACAACCACTAGGATATATCTTACATCTTGGGGGAATCTCTCATCCAAGACAACATAATTTCCAACAGCCCAAAGTGTCTCGGATGCAGTGTCTCGTAAGGAGTGACATGTGCTAGTGATATGAATCAATTTGGATATTTCTATATAATATGGAACCTCCATTTCTTTTTTCTTTAATCTAATCCATTATAACTCGGTCTCACTAGATGGATGGCTTATATTTTTTCTCTCTGACCAACATGGAAATTATTAGGGAACATGTAATTAGTAGTAGTATTTTTCAATAAATTTTGTGATTGATCTGTGTCTAATTTGTGCATGCTTGCAGTTGGAAAATTGCAAGACAAACAGTACTGCTACAGATGGAGGCACCAGCAGCAGGATAGATATCCCCGGTCCTGCAACCGAACagaacatccctaaacccagtaaTCCTCTTCATCCATGCCCGCCGCCACAGTCGCTGCCGGAGGGTGTGCAGTCCGTGCTCAACACGTCACGGGTCAGATACGATAATCCATCATTCACAACCCTGATTAAGTTTAGTTTGTTACCGCCAGCATctgctccctctgttcctaaatataagtctttttagacatttcaaataaagtacaacatacggatgtatataaacatattttaaagtgtagattcactcattttgctacgtatgtagtcacttgttgaaatctctaaaaagacttatatttgggaacggagggagtagtaaagtgATCTTAATTTGTTACATGCATGGATAAACACGCGCACAGGTTAACCGAAAGTGCATTGGAGATGGTGATGGCTTCACTGCTTATGAGGAGAGGTATATGCAAATTAACTCAACCTGGCTAGATTTAGTTTCCTGTCCCTGCCTCACTTCAAATATATGACCTAGCTTTAATTTCCTCCCTGCCTCGCTGGAAAACTAGCTACTTCAATATGCGCACGCGAAATATTTGTTGATAAGAGTAAACAATATTTTTTTAGTGAATTTGGTGTCACTAAAACTAATTAAATCGCAATGCTTAATTCTGTTGCATATGTGAATATACTACGTATCTAGTGAATTTGTGAAAACATCTAAATCTGACTGAACTGAGCAAAATTTGGattaaattcaaatttaaattcaattgCGTTAACCGAAACACGGGCTGTAATGATATATTTTCCGTCATCTTGTAACCTGTAATGTCATGGCAACATGTCTCATTCAGTATTTCTGTGAGCAGGATTGGAGGTGATACAAACATCCAAGATCCACCGAAATACAAAATTAGAATGAAGTATGTATACTGTTAATTCTTTACATGGATGGTATTGTTTCTAAAGTTCAATGTACTTGACTAGCTAGCCTTGTAAATGACAACATCTAGCATATTGTATAGAGCTAGTCCTATTTCCGTTGTCCACATGGTCATTTTGAGTACTCATGGAGCCCAAATGGACTTTGCATGCAAAATTTGTAGCCATTCACCAGCACTGTAGGTTGGCTTTTTTTTCCTGGCGCTCCCAACAAACACATCATAGGCAGGTGACACTTGCAACTTGTCACTATTGACATGTTATCACTGACACACTGATTCATATTGGAAGCATCCCAATCTGCGATAGTGTCTCATCCTTGAGGGGATTTGTTAAGTACtccctgtaaagaaatataagatcgtctAGATCActacttatatttctttacagagggagtacatgtttgtAATAGTGATGATTGTGTCTATTGAATTGACAGATGTGTTTGGTAGATTGTGAAATTTCAAATGTAGACATGTACTTGGGAGTTTCAATTTTAGTCGATGAAATATATTTTTTAATTATGTAAATGCATTCTTCTTTTCAAACGACGAAACATATATTTAATAAAAAATAAATTTCAttgcctaccccaacttgtttgggactaaaggctttgttgttgttgttgtactatttCTACAATTAAATGACAGTTTTAGTGTTGTAGCTACAATTTTTTAAAGGATGTTTAATATAAATTTGAATTATTAAGAAATTATAACATAATAGTTTGAAACCTATAATATAGAATTCATCTTCAAAAGTGTTCAAATATCAAGGCCAAAATAACTCATATTAGTACATTATATTTATTGATTAACTTGTGTCTGACCTTAGGACTATATCTACCCATAAAAGGTTGTTTTATATTATTTATAAAGCAACAACACCATCGAGACTTGCCTCGCCGCTGCCAGACTCAGTCAACAAAGACTACATACTCTGTTTTCACCCCAAGATGCTAGCAACAATGCCTTCACCAGCAATGCCTTCTTGAAAGTAACACCGCACAAACATCGTCGTTGCCGGATTTGACCACCAGGGCAGACCTAGGGTCTTGTCTCTACCGATAACTGAAATTATTTGGCTCAAGTCACAACTcgtacttttttatctattttgtCAAAGTTTATAGTAACTACTACGTATTGTCTTATGAGAATTAATTAATGATCATATGTCGTGCCATAGGCTTTTACAATAGGCTTCAAGAGAAGAGTGCGTTTACTTTGTGTGAATCAATAGGGGGATTGATGCACCGGAGCTGGATATGGAATATGGCATGGAGTCAAAGGATGAATTGGTGAGGCTTATTGGGGGGAAGCGTGTTTCGATTCTTGTGTATGGGCCAGACAAATATGGACGATCTCTTGGTGACATCTACTGTGACGGCGTCTTTATCCAAGTGAGAAAGAAGATATGATCTTTTATCGAAAAAAAGAAAATATGATCTAGCTTGCACTTTTTTTTTCTGCAGTTCTGTGATGTTTGTGTCTAAATTCTTCAGGAACAAATGCTGAAAGGGGGCTTTGCCTGGCACTACAAAATGTGCGACAAACGTCCTGAATTTGCAAAAGTAAGATATTTGAGCTCAATCCATTTtttatacccccccccccacccaaaaaaTCATTCTAGCATCTTCAACATAATTCTTACAAGCATTTTTGATACCCCATAACTTAGCatatgatgccggtttattatTAATCAGTGGTCAAAACTCCATGGCGAATGCCTATAATGTGTGATTTTCTCATCCTTAATTATACATGGCATGAGGTTCTCTCTCACATTTTGATCAATTGTTTTGTTCAGTGGCAGAGAGAGGCGAAAAAGGCACGCCGAGGGCTTTGGTCGTTAGATAAACCTCAAAAACCATGGATTTGGAGGAGAGATAATCCACGCATTGACAACAAGAAGGGGAATGCAGATGACATTCAGGTTAGCGAAAATTCCCGTTCTTTAATGATCCAAGAGCATGGTTTCGACGTGAGGTTACCAAGAGCTTCACGCAGATGCGCGCTCTTTGGCTTTTTGGATAGATGCACACAGTCCAACAGTTTAGGATTGTTCGTACTTTCAAAGTGATAAGTACGTTAACATATATAGGCACAAATGCCTGAAATAACCAGGAGGGATCGAGACTATGTCTAAAACGCCACCCATGTGGCGAACATAAAGTCCCTGGTAGCAACTTCTAGTTTGCGAATAAGTGGCGGGTTTTCAGTTAGTTACAAGTAGGGTATTGGATAGTGGAGGGTTTTTCAGCATGCTCTGTCATTACAACCAGGTAGGGAACATTTAGGTTCTAGCCAATGACATGCTACTTCTGCTCTGCTGTCCAACTGCTCTTCTACTTTGGTTGTAGTTAGATCAGTAGTCTTCAGAGAGTCATTTCTCCTCGGGTCGTTTGTAATCTGACTTTATGTTTCTCTCTATCTATTCACATACAGTCCTCGTGCAtagttcaaaaataaataaattgtacGTCATTTCTATGTGTGCGTAATGCACTTGTAGATAGTCTAACAGATTGTTTTACGCCTAATTAAATTTCTTGCAGGTAGAACCGCAGAACCAGGTCAATGAGAGCAGTGTAGGTCTACCATTGTTGATAATGAAAGATATGGAGGATCTGGGTAGGAAATGGAAAGGGAGTCTGGAAAATTTTGTGTCTGAGAATATGAAACTACATGATCAGGTCCAGGAGTTAAAGAGAGATAAAAAGGAGGCCGAGGAGCGAGCTAAGAAGGCTGAAAAAGAAATGGGAAATGCTATGGCTGACAACATGAAGCTGAATGGTCAGCTCCAGGAATCGGAAAGAAATAAAAAGGAGGCCGAGGATCGAATTTTACAGTTGGATTTCTTCTCAGGAAGTGTGGCAGCTGTAAACATGGATTTGCACAATAAGATAGAGGTTCTAGAAAATGAGCATAAAAAGGCCGAGGACCGAGCCAAGGAGGCAGAAAGTGAAATGGAGGGTGTTGTGGCTGAGAACAGGACGCTGAAGGATCAGCTCCAGGTAGTAGAGGTCCAAGCTATGAAGttgaaatatttttctgaaaaggTTGCAGGTGTAAACATAGTTTTGTACCGTAAGCTGGAGGGGTCAGAGGAGAAGAATAAAATGGCTGAGGAGCAAGCCAAGGAGACAGAGAAGGAGATGAAAACTATTCTGGATGACAATGTGAAACTAAGTGGCCAGATTCAAAAATTAAGTAAGATAAATAAAGAGATTACCACCTTTGCTAATAATAGTAAAAGGAAATTGCAAAGTGTTCTAGCCGTAAACATGAATTTGGACAAAAAGGGGATGGAGCGAGCTACTCTACCGGATAAGGGATTGGAAATTGTTGGAGTTGAAAATATGAAGGGGAAATTACAAGGCACAAGTCACAAGAAGAGTGAACAAACTGTGGAGACCCCATCGGCAACTCCAACCAAAGACTTTGGCGTGAAAAAACCCACTGTGTGGCGGATGAAAACGGCCGCAACGACATCTTCGGCGTCTCCACCAAAGGGTCATTATGAATAGACACAACTATGTGTTGAATTTAAGCTATTGCCTACATATACAAGTTCAACGACGGCATGTGTTGCTACAAATTAAAAAAACTATATATTATATAATCTATAATCACGTGGCATTTTGTGTTTCACCCGAACATGTTTCCTTTTGTTTTGTATAAATAATATAATGACATTTAATTCTATCTTATTGATCCACACCGTTGGAGAGGGTCTCCATGCTATTTTGCCTTGATCTGTCAGTATATATGTTTACTCCTATCTATTATATTATGCGGCTTTGTTCTTTAGGGTCGATAATGTGGCGGTGTCGACCTTTCTCGCCGTGTCGATTTGGTTCGCGTTTTTTTTCTGAAGTGTGTGTCCCCTTCGTGGTCGTGCAATGGAGACGACAGACCTCTTGTGGAGCTAAATGTGATCTGCTTGTTGTGATCCTCCCATGGTGCTCCCGGTTGCCACACGTCCATTCGGATTCTTAGGGGAACCACTTCGCCTGCCGACAGAGCGGCGTCCTTTTGATCCAGACGGATATCAATGTGCCCATGTTGTTCATCATTCAGGAGTGGACTTGGGGTGTCTTTTTGACCGGAACAGCAAGAGCTCTGCCTTTTCATTATATTAGAGGGAAAAATTATACAAGACTGCCAGAAGGAGCAGCAGGAAATGATTACAGCAAGGAAGAAAAAGGGAAAATAGGCTGAAGCCAAAGGCATCCAGCCATGCCACCCTCAGGCTACTACTCCCCTGCCTCCTTAAGGAGGCCGATCGCATCTCTTGCAAGAAGCAGCACAGTAGAAGTAGAGCTCAACGAGGCCTTGAAAACTCTGTTGTTTCTCTCAATCCAAAGGTGCCATGCAATATACACTGCCGCTGTGCATTCATCAGTAGCATTGcctttcttcttcaggcttctcactTTACTCCACCAATCCAGGATGGATGTCGCACCCAAGGCCGCCTGAGCAACCGCAGGATAAGAGCCACTAACTTTAAGTCAAACCTCTTTCGCAAAAGGGCAATCAAGGATCAGGTGCATGGCAGATTCTAAGGTTTGGTCACAGTACGAGCAAGCATCATTGTGATCCCAATTACGAGCCCGGAGTCCGTCAGCCGTCCATAATCTGTTCTGAAGCAGAGTCCATGTAAAAAATTTGATCTTCCCCTCCGCTTTGATATTCCAAACTCGCTGAAGATGTGGCTGTGGAATGCGAGTTAGGAACTGAAAGTGATAGGCCGATTTTGCAGAGTACATTCCATTTGCCGTTAGGTCCCAGCAAATTGAG
This region of Triticum aestivum cultivar Chinese Spring chromosome 2D, IWGSC CS RefSeq v2.1, whole genome shotgun sequence genomic DNA includes:
- the LOC123054891 gene encoding uncharacterized protein — protein: MGNIHQAGVKKDDHGGGDNQQLQVVSVLELQAGVVEDQLQPLGGWHAVEATSMLENCKTNSTATDGGTSSRIDIPGPATEQNIPKPSNPLHPCPPPQSLPEGVQSVLNTSRVNRKCIGDGDGFTAYEERIGGDTNIQDPPKYKIRMKGIDAPELDMEYGMESKDELVRLIGGKRVSILVYGPDKYGRSLGDIYCDGVFIQEQMLKGGFAWHYKMCDKRPEFAKWQREAKKARRGLWSLDKPQKPWIWRRDNPRIDNKKGNADDIQVEPQNQVNESSVGLPLLIMKDMEDLGRKWKGSLENFVSENMKLHDQVQELKRDKKEAEERAKKAEKEMGNAMADNMKLNGQLQESERNKKEAEDRILQLDFFSGSVAAVNMDLHNKIEVLENEHKKAEDRAKEAESEMEGVVAENRTLKDQLQVVEVQAMKLKYFSEKVAGVNIVLYRKLEGSEEKNKMAEEQAKETEKEMKTILDDNVKLSGQIQKLSKINKEITTFANNSKRKLQSVLAVNMNLDKKGMERATLPDKGLEIVGVENMKGKLQGTSHKKSEQTVETPSATPTKDFGVKKPTVWRMKTAATTSSASPPKGHYE